The Xenorhabdus doucetiae genome has a window encoding:
- a CDS encoding replication endonuclease encodes MPQNAALAACVSLPWDKPIQPITRPFPTYAEQYQKEEECRVLAKEHKARAHIQDLLCELKNQPRVVRLDVHYKASVLEKEQGLYRAEAFLSKTVLERILPRVNLVTERYQIQEVEADNAFYRDRFNRIPDMKREDIELLSSDIAQFVLQKLETVASERPEESDLKRAYALYLRAAAITKAYRQPAPYWDKLTGRFFAETEAIAAISRMTSDKWWLGRLRRLAAEWREHLQISINRVSKQASIYASKMTIAEWKEQKHRTKEFIKSMELEDEEGNRISLIDKYYGSVANPAIRRTEMMVRIRGFENICNELGYVAEFYTLTAPSKYHATTRHGHRNRKWNGSSPADTQKYLSGVWAKVRAKLHRDNLRIFGIRVAEPHHDGTPHWHMLFFMRPEQAEQIREILRHYAFQEDGAELRTEKAMKARFHAEVIDPQKGSATGYVAKYISKNIDGYAMDDELDDESNRPIKDAAIAASAWAARWRIRQFQFVGGAPVTVYRELRRMADHETAMGLSVEFAAVHDAADNGDWANYINAQGGPFVRREDLVARLWYETEQETNAHGEDVIRIKGVFSPFVGMDTPILTRLKSWKIVPKLAEATAEAGFSGASAPPRSSVNNCTVAHCTIDKAIQKSDLCLDEFYHGWLQLSQPEQVKRVQESANFQDLEMSEGLAQALIRGSSMTVEGQRYRLSMFGQIVKAKPPYTERTKSLLDRVSKIPSISMNNKENNGELKGHQPGILQGISENTTLIT; translated from the coding sequence ATGCCACAAAATGCAGCTCTGGCTGCGTGCGTTTCTTTACCGTGGGATAAACCTATCCAGCCGATAACAAGGCCGTTCCCGACTTATGCCGAGCAATACCAGAAGGAAGAAGAGTGCCGCGTGCTTGCAAAGGAGCATAAAGCGCGTGCCCATATTCAGGACTTATTGTGCGAGCTTAAAAATCAGCCCAGAGTTGTCCGCCTTGATGTCCATTACAAAGCGAGTGTTTTAGAAAAGGAGCAAGGGCTTTACCGTGCCGAGGCTTTTTTGTCTAAGACAGTCCTCGAACGCATCTTACCCCGCGTCAATTTGGTGACCGAGCGCTACCAGATCCAAGAAGTTGAGGCGGATAACGCGTTTTATCGGGATCGGTTTAACCGCATTCCGGATATGAAAAGGGAAGATATCGAGTTACTGTCGAGTGATATTGCTCAATTTGTCCTTCAGAAGTTGGAAACCGTCGCGAGTGAAAGGCCGGAAGAAAGCGATCTGAAAAGGGCGTATGCTTTATATCTGCGCGCGGCGGCGATCACTAAAGCTTATCGCCAGCCTGCCCCTTACTGGGATAAGCTGACAGGCCGCTTTTTTGCTGAAACTGAGGCTATCGCTGCTATTTCCCGTATGACCTCGGATAAATGGTGGTTAGGCCGCTTGCGCCGTCTGGCGGCCGAGTGGCGCGAGCATTTGCAGATATCCATCAACCGCGTCAGCAAGCAAGCCAGTATCTACGCCAGCAAGATGACCATTGCCGAATGGAAAGAGCAAAAGCACCGTACCAAAGAATTTATCAAGTCCATGGAGCTGGAAGATGAAGAAGGGAACCGCATCAGCCTGATTGATAAATATTATGGCAGTGTGGCTAACCCGGCGATCCGCCGTACTGAAATGATGGTGCGTATTCGCGGCTTTGAAAATATTTGCAATGAACTGGGTTACGTCGCTGAATTCTATACGTTAACTGCGCCCTCTAAATATCACGCCACAACCCGCCACGGACACCGCAACCGCAAGTGGAACGGCAGCAGCCCGGCAGACACCCAGAAGTATTTAAGCGGTGTCTGGGCAAAGGTCAGGGCTAAATTACACCGTGATAATTTGCGTATCTTTGGCATCCGCGTGGCTGAACCTCATCATGATGGCACGCCGCACTGGCATATGCTGTTTTTTATGCGCCCCGAACAAGCTGAGCAGATACGTGAAATTTTGCGCCATTATGCCTTTCAAGAAGACGGTGCCGAATTACGCACTGAAAAAGCCATGAAAGCCCGCTTCCATGCTGAGGTGATTGATCCGCAAAAGGGGTCTGCGACCGGGTATGTAGCTAAATACATTTCTAAGAATATTGATGGCTACGCGATGGACGACGAGCTGGATGATGAAAGCAACCGCCCCATTAAAGACGCCGCTATAGCAGCCAGTGCCTGGGCGGCGCGTTGGCGCATTCGCCAGTTTCAATTTGTCGGTGGTGCACCTGTGACAGTTTACCGTGAGTTACGCCGGATGGCCGATCATGAGACAGCCATGGGTTTAAGTGTGGAGTTCGCCGCCGTGCATGATGCTGCGGATAACGGGGACTGGGCAAATTATATCAATGCACAGGGTGGGCCTTTTGTTCGCCGGGAAGATTTGGTTGCCCGCCTGTGGTATGAAACTGAGCAGGAAACCAACGCCCACGGGGAAGATGTGATCCGGATTAAGGGGGTTTTCTCGCCTTTTGTCGGGATGGATACGCCGATATTAACCCGGTTGAAGAGCTGGAAGATTGTGCCGAAGTTGGCCGAAGCGACAGCGGAGGCGGGTTTTAGCGGTGCGTCCGCACCGCCTAGGAGTTCTGTCAATAACTGTACGGTGGCACACTGTACAATTGATAAGGCTATACAAAAAAGTGACCTGTGTCTGGATGAGTTTTACCACGGTTGGCTGCAACTGAGTCAGCCAGAACAGGTAAAACGGGTGCAGGAATCGGCTAATTTTCAGGACTTAGAAATGAGTGAGGGTTTAGCGCAGGCCTTAATCAGGGGGAGCAGTATGACGGTAGAGGGTCAGCGCTATCGCTTATCGATGTTTGGCCAAATCGTCAAAGCCAAGCCGCCGTATACAGAAAGAACAAAATCACTGCTGGACAGGGTAAGTAAAATTCCATCTATCAGTATGAATAATAAAGAAAATAATGGCGAACTAAAAGGCCATCAGCCGGGTATTTTGCAGGGAATATCTGAAAATACTACATTAATCACATAA
- a CDS encoding TraR/DksA family transcriptional regulator, which translates to MFDVIDRACQHAEKVLERRIAEHVNRPVSSSAFECEDCGEAIPEIRRTEVIGCSRCVDCQNDFELINKHYRSI; encoded by the coding sequence ATGTTTGATGTGATTGATCGTGCTTGCCAGCACGCAGAAAAAGTACTGGAACGCAGGATCGCAGAGCATGTAAACCGTCCTGTCAGTAGTTCAGCGTTTGAATGTGAAGATTGCGGCGAAGCAATTCCGGAAATACGCCGTACTGAAGTTATTGGTTGTTCTCGCTGTGTTGATTGCCAGAATGATTTTGAGTTAATTAATAAACATTATCGGAGTATATAA
- a CDS encoding DUF2732 family protein — protein sequence MENINIEQLIKQVREDERKHYADWYSSRLDKLSTYVLKNKMEYSASAELLQSESESINRQAQEWSYV from the coding sequence ATGGAAAATATAAATATTGAACAGTTAATAAAACAAGTCCGGGAGGATGAACGCAAGCATTATGCCGATTGGTATTCATCCCGTTTAGACAAATTGTCAACGTATGTTTTGAAAAACAAAATGGAATATTCCGCCAGTGCCGAACTTCTGCAAAGTGAATCCGAAAGCATCAACCGTCAAGCACAGGAGTGGAGTTATGTTTGA
- a CDS encoding DUF5347 domain-containing protein codes for MNTEYHFESTEQRAVEMPFEMRVNGLNSVAKLKAEVFKSSDNKELTLFVDEMRNKRNAHYADNKRFLAAIFYLAYIPTERHELELNQFTREEMCSLIRAINLIRAASPLLPSKLSLPN; via the coding sequence ATGAACACCGAATACCATTTTGAATCAACAGAACAACGTGCTGTCGAGATGCCCTTTGAAATGCGCGTTAATGGTTTAAATTCAGTCGCTAAACTCAAAGCGGAAGTCTTTAAGTCGTCTGATAATAAAGAGTTGACGCTCTTTGTTGATGAAATGCGCAATAAACGCAATGCGCACTACGCGGATAATAAGCGTTTTTTAGCGGCTATTTTCTATCTTGCCTACATTCCCACAGAACGGCATGAGTTGGAATTAAATCAATTCACCCGTGAAGAAATGTGTAGCCTGATACGGGCAATAAACTTAATTAGGGCAGCAAGTCCATTATTGCCAAGTAAGTTATCGTTGCCCAATTAA